A stretch of DNA from Prochlorococcus marinus str. SB:
AAATATTTGTAATTGGAATATCTGGATCAGTCAAATTAGAGTATGCTTTTTCTGTTCTATCCCATAAAAGATTTCTATCCATTGTCCAGTATCTTCCACATATGGAAGCTATTTCACCTACGTTGAATTTTTTTATACATGACTCTATTTGATTAAGATATTTCGAGGCACTTTTTGCAGGAGTGTCTCTTCCATCAGTAATAATATGGATTGCAACTTTTTTAAGTTTATTATCAGATGCCCATTTTATTAAACCTAATAAATGATCGATATGACTATGAACTCCTCCATCGGAACATAATCCTGTGATATGCAAAGTAGAATTATTCTTCTTTAATGAAGCAGCCATCTCTTTTAACTCATTTATCAAGCCTAATTGATTATTTTTTACAATATTTGAAATCCTTACAAGTTCTTGTTGTATTATTCTTCCCGAACCAATGGTAAGGTGCCCTACCTCTGAATTACCCATTTGACCATCTGGAAGGCCTACGTCAGATCCACTAGCACTTATAAGGGTGTGGGGATAAGCATGCCACAATGAGTCCATGATTGGTGTACTTGCATTTTTTATAGCATTATCTGATTCTTCTTTTCGATATCCCCATCCATCTAATATCGCGAGTACTACAGGGCTCTGACGAACACTTAATGTTTTTATATTTTTGCTGCTAATCTTTGACATATTTAGATCAAATTCATTGTTAACTGATCCAATCTTAAATCTAGCTTCAAACGTTACTTTTTAACAATTTATATTTAATATAGTTAGCTTTTGCTAATTTATGAAAAAACTTTATCAATTTTATTTCTTGATAAATCATGTCTAAGAAAACAAAAAAGATTGAAATATTAACTGGAGTTGAGCTTAGAAAAACTATTTCGCGTTTAACTTGCGAAATTATCGAAAAAGTAAAAAAACTGGATAATCTTCTATTGGTTGGCATCCCGACTAGAGGAATTGAACTGACCGAAGTGCTAGAAAAGGAATTATTCTCCAGAACAGGTTTAAGAGTTAGCAAAGGAATAATTGATCCAACTTTTTATAGAGATGACCAAAATAGAGTTGGAACTCGCCTTATACAAGCTGCTGATATTCCAACTCCTATTGAGAAAAAAGAGATTCTTTTAATAGATGATGTAATTTATACAGGTAGAACAATTCGAGCGGCAATGGATGCTTTATATTCATGGGGCAGACCTCAAAGAGTCATGTTATTAGTAATGGTAGATAGAGGTCATAGAGAATTACCTATTCAGCCAGATTTTTGTGGCAAAAAAGTGCCAACTAGTAAAATTGAAAGTATTAGTTTACGTTTAAATAATGTTGATAATGAAGAAGGAGTTTTTCTTGAATAGCTATCTTTCAGAAGATATTTCCTAAATTATATTCTCCAATAAATTCATCTTTAATATCAAAACACTTAACTGATAAATCAGCATTTTTCGTAATTTTAAAAAAAAGTTTTAAGGTGTCTTCTCCAATATGTGATTTATTTTTTAATACTATTTTGAGTGGTTTTTTGTCCCATTTTATAATTTCTTCTTCATTTTGTATCTCTGATAACTTTGGTAACCCATTTTCAAAAATTACATCATATGACCTTTCTTTTAGTGTTTCTCCAATTATTATTTCGAATATTTTCTGATTCTTTTGACTAGCTTGAAGGATCAGTTTAAATGGTGTTTCTGTTGGCCATGTTTGACCTTTGCAAAAAATAGGATGCCAAAAGTGTTTTTGCTCTCTTTTATTAAATAATCTTATAGATAATCCTTTGCTTAATATGTCTTTAATTTTTACCCCCGGGGTCATCGCTAAAGCTCCCAAAGCTATTGATTCAATAGGAGGTGGCGACTTTATTTGAATTTTTGGAATTTTTTTTGTTATCCATTCTTTTATCAATGGTATTTGAGTTCCTCCACCAACCAAAACAATTGCATTTAAGTCGTCAACTGTGCAAAAATTACCTCTTGCTTGATTTAATAAATCTTTTAATAAAGAATTAAGGTGATTAAGAAGATTATTGTCAATTAGTATTTTCTCAAATGTTGCTTTATTTAGGTAGAATTCGCTTTCTTTATTTTGTTCAGTAAGTAATTTTAATGGATATTTATTTTCATATTTGATTGCAGATGAGCTGAGTTTACATTTTATTTTTTCTGCCTTTGAAAGATTATTAATATAAGAATCACCTGGAATAAAATAATCAACTATCCATTGATCAATATCTTTCCCACCAATTTTTGAGCCGGTTTTTCCAATTATTTCGGCACACCTTATTTTTTGTTTTGAAATTGAGCTTACATCATTACCTTTAAATTTTAATAGTTCAGCTATTGGGCCAGATTTTCCTTCCCCTCCTTCTATTTTGACTATATTCATATCGATCGTACTTCCGCCAATATCTATTGTCATAATTTTTGAACCAAATGGTATATTTATTCCTAAACTTGCCGCAGTAGGCTCATCAACAAGGGCTATTTCATGTACGGACATTTCCTGGCAAAGGTTAACTAACCATTCTCTGTACCCCTTATATGTATCTATAGGAGCAGTTAAAACAAGTCTTTTGATCTCATACTTGTGAGGAATGTTTGCCCAGAGAATTTGAAAAAATTTTTCGCCACATTGATTAGGGTTTAAAATATTTTTTTGGTTAGTTTTTTCAATAGAATTTCCAATTAATCTTTTAAAGTTCGAATGAAAAAATAAATCAGAATTTGAGTTATCCCTCATCTTTAGAGCACTAATACCAATCTTAGGAATCTTTGAAGACTCCTCGAACCAAACTGCTGAAGGAATAATTCCTGGAGATGATGTAATATTCGGTATTTCAACTAAAACAGAATTACTATCTTTTTGATCTTGAAAGGCTACGACAGTATTAGTGTTCCCTAAATCAATAGCGAGTGTTCCAGATAAACTTTCTTCCATATGAAATTATTTAAATCAATTAAGTTCTTTTTGTAATTTATGTTTTGAAACGGGTGAATTGACTGTAAAATATATTTTATAGTAAAAAATTTTTTTAATGAACATATCTAACAACGCAGGTATTAATTCTAATGATCTTGCAAAGAGAGGTGAGAGCTTGATAAGAAAATCAACTAATAGATATTTAACTACTGTGAAAATTGCTTTCAGAGCTAAACAAAGACGTTTCGATGATTTTGATGGCTTATTAGAGGAGTCAACTATTAAACCTGTTCAAAGGTCAATTATTGAACTAAGCGATGAACAAGATCAACCAGATTTACTTCCAGGTTAATCTTGGTAAAAGACCAAAAAGGATGGAGATTACTTAGAGATTTTAAAAAAGGCAAATTTTGCTTTTTGATTAGTGTTGATAATTGGTCAATCGAGTTACAAAAAAGTGAATTTTATTCACTTTACCTTCTACTTTTAAAAATTAATGAACAATTATTAGTCATCAAGGATCAACTAATGGATGAAGAATCTATTACTTTAGAATTAGAAAAACTTCCTTGGTATATACAGTTAGAGGGAAAAAAGAATGAATGGAGTTTGAGGTTTGTTTTTGAAAGCCAAGATCAAACAAGGTCTTTCGAAATGTATTGGCCGATACCAATAGCACAAAATTTATTTTATGAAATAAAAAACATGTGGGAATCAATGGATTAAAAGATAAATAAAATTGGAAATTTTAGAAAATGTTTCCCCTTCCAAAAAAAATTTTTTCACAACTTTTCCACAGTAATTTTTTTAAAAAGATCTTGTGATCAAAAGCATGTGGAAAACTTCTGATTTTATATAAATCTTTATATTTAAGTAACATTTAATTTTACAAAATTAATTTCCATGACTACCCTCTTTATGAAAGAATTCTCATTATTCTAAAACCTGAGACTGTCTCTTTATAATGCTTGTTGACGATTTAGCAATTTTGGAGAAAACTACATCTTGTAGATTCAAATTTATAAAATTCTTTTTCAACATGCAAGAGTTAAATTACGACGAAAATTCAACGGTTTTCAACTATAAAGATGAAGTAATAAGTTTTAAATGTGAACTTCAAGAAAATCTTCAAAAGGCTATGAGAGAATTCGTTGAGGAGCATCCTAACTGGGATCAATACAGGATATTACAAGTCGCTATTGCGGGATTTTTGATGCAAAAAGGGTTTCAAAATAGGGATTTAACGAGACTCTACATCGGAAATATGTTTTCAATGAATTTTAAGGATTAAAAATTTTTTATATTTTTTCTAGTAGTATTTTTGCAATGTCATTTCTAACAGGTAATATAGATAATCTATTTCCTTTTTTTACGACTAATAACTCTTCCTCATTAAATAAAATCTTTAATTCAGGTAAACTTAAAATCTTATTTGACTTGGATTTATATTTTACTTTTACACAATCCCATCTCGGATTATCAGGTTTCGATTTTGGATCAAAATACTTTGAATTTTTATCAAATTGAGTAGGATCAACAATATTTAGATCTATTACCTCCATAAGACCCACAATGCCTGGAGGTTTACAGTTCGAATGATAGAAAAAAACTTTGTCTCCTTTATTCATTTTTCTCATAAAGTTTCGAGCCTGATAATTTCTTATTCCGTCCCATAAAGTTACACCGTCATTTTTTAAAGTATCTATGCTGTAAGCATCTGGCTCACTTTTCATTAGCCAAAAATTTTCTTCAGTCATATCAAGGGATTTGGAGTAATTTATCTGCTAGAATTTTGCTAGAATCAGAATTTTTATATGTTTATTATCCATCAAAGTTTCTATTTAGGGAAGCGATGGTTGGTATGGGGTGCATGCGAATTATCAGCTAATCACACTTGAGCTTTTTATGTAACATAGTAAGTTTACATAAAGTAACAATTAAATGAAAAGACTTTTTCCTTATATCGCTTTTGCATGTTTAACTGGTTTTACGGCTACAACCGCTTTACCAGTTATAGCCGGCGGTTGTAGTAGCCACATGAACAAAAAAGCTGAAATCAAATGAGCTGAAGATGATACTGAATGTCAAACTGAAAAAGCTGAAAAATTTGATTTAAAAGATTCTCTCAAGTCATAAAATCATGACTCAAATCAGTTTATTTATGAACTCTGCCCCAAGAAATTTAATTGAGTTCACATTCTTTTCGGCTGTTGGTCTCACTGCAGGATTATTTGGTCTAATTTAGTTATAGAAAATTGACCAATTCTTTTTTCTCCTAACCTTTTCAAGTCTTTCTTTCTTTTATGTGATGGCTTGCTTATGGAGAGATTTAATTAATCAAAAGTAAAAAATATTTTTTAAATTATCTTTTATAGATAAATCTTTGTATGTCTTCGAATAAATTAGATTTTGATTTAAAAAATCCATTACTTTTTAAATAAGATTTTCCTTTT
This window harbors:
- the pyrR gene encoding bifunctional pyr operon transcriptional regulator/uracil phosphoribosyltransferase PyrR, which gives rise to MSKKTKKIEILTGVELRKTISRLTCEIIEKVKKLDNLLLVGIPTRGIELTEVLEKELFSRTGLRVSKGIIDPTFYRDDQNRVGTRLIQAADIPTPIEKKEILLIDDVIYTGRTIRAAMDALYSWGRPQRVMLLVMVDRGHRELPIQPDFCGKKVPTSKIESISLRLNNVDNEEGVFLE
- a CDS encoding Hsp70 family protein, whose translation is MEESLSGTLAIDLGNTNTVVAFQDQKDSNSVLVEIPNITSSPGIIPSAVWFEESSKIPKIGISALKMRDNSNSDLFFHSNFKRLIGNSIEKTNQKNILNPNQCGEKFFQILWANIPHKYEIKRLVLTAPIDTYKGYREWLVNLCQEMSVHEIALVDEPTAASLGINIPFGSKIMTIDIGGSTIDMNIVKIEGGEGKSGPIAELLKFKGNDVSSISKQKIRCAEIIGKTGSKIGGKDIDQWIVDYFIPGDSYINNLSKAEKIKCKLSSSAIKYENKYPLKLLTEQNKESEFYLNKATFEKILIDNNLLNHLNSLLKDLLNQARGNFCTVDDLNAIVLVGGGTQIPLIKEWITKKIPKIQIKSPPPIESIALGALAMTPGVKIKDILSKGLSIRLFNKREQKHFWHPIFCKGQTWPTETPFKLILQASQKNQKIFEIIIGETLKERSYDVIFENGLPKLSEIQNEEEIIKWDKKPLKIVLKNKSHIGEDTLKLFFKITKNADLSVKCFDIKDEFIGEYNLGNIF
- a CDS encoding DNA-directed RNA polymerase subunit omega codes for the protein MNISNNAGINSNDLAKRGESLIRKSTNRYLTTVKIAFRAKQRRFDDFDGLLEESTIKPVQRSIIELSDEQDQPDLLPG
- a CDS encoding DUF1818 family protein, with amino-acid sequence MVKDQKGWRLLRDFKKGKFCFLISVDNWSIELQKSEFYSLYLLLLKINEQLLVIKDQLMDEESITLELEKLPWYIQLEGKKNEWSLRFVFESQDQTRSFEMYWPIPIAQNLFYEIKNMWESMD
- a CDS encoding DUF2811 domain-containing protein, with translation MQELNYDENSTVFNYKDEVISFKCELQENLQKAMREFVEEHPNWDQYRILQVAIAGFLMQKGFQNRDLTRLYIGNMFSMNFKD
- a CDS encoding EVE domain-containing protein, translated to MTEENFWLMKSEPDAYSIDTLKNDGVTLWDGIRNYQARNFMRKMNKGDKVFFYHSNCKPPGIVGLMEVIDLNIVDPTQFDKNSKYFDPKSKPDNPRWDCVKVKYKSKSNKILSLPELKILFNEEELLVVKKGNRLSILPVRNDIAKILLEKI